In the Sorghum bicolor cultivar BTx623 chromosome 4, Sorghum_bicolor_NCBIv3, whole genome shotgun sequence genome, ggagacgaatcttttaagccttgttagtccataattgaacaatatttgtcaaatacaaacgaaattgctactattcctattttgcaaatttttttggaagtaaacaaggcctaagaatggagggagtaatagtGAAGCCGCATGGGCTATTGTAGTTCTAGTGAAATGTCTTGTACTTCCTTTTGATGGATATCTCCTGCCGTGTCTTTGACCTTTTGGGTCCTTTTTGTGTTGTGCACCTGTCATGAAACTCGTAACCCAGCACACGCTCAAACTTTGCTTTCTAGTAGCAAAACGAACGGTCTTTGCTTTTGAACACAAATCCAAAGTAGCGGCGCCCTCGTCCAGTTTTGTTGCCTAGTGGTGGCTCACCACTAACGCCTCTGTTTGGGGCTGTCAGGGTCATCAGGTGGTGCTTCCACCTGCGATGACCTATGATTTTTTTTAGACAGTACGAAGTATTTTCAcgaataaggtcttgtttagttacatgtgaaaaatctaaaactttttcAAGAATGagtgcattaaatatagataaaaaagtaactaattacacagtttatctgtaatttacaatacgaatcttttaaacctaattagtatatgatttgacaataattatcaaatacaaataaaagtcctataatatctaaaaacttttcatcaaaaaactaaacaaggtcaaaGTATTGAACTTTACTTATCAGAAGAAGCAGAACTGATTGGATCAATTTGCTCCAAGAGATACAAAAAGCACACGTCCTAATCCTACGCGGAGCGATTGGATAGAGACGCACTTCAATAACATCTTAGGCCAGGAGATATAAAATCTGGGCGCATGGCCCAGTGCAGGTGAGTGGTGTGCACGAATGCATGGCGCCCCCATTTGGACATTGCCCATGAGTAATGGAGTGGAATGAAATGGGTTAATCTACCACCACTTTATTTATCATATGCTAATTATTTTTTGATTTTGCCGCGCTgaccgtttatatttaatatttcatacatatgCCAAAAGATTGGATGCGACAAAGAATCAGTtgcaaaaaaattgcaaaatagaCACAGTAATATTttagtttgtatttgacaaatattgtccaatcatagactaactaggctcaaaattacagacaaactgatgtttcatgcatgtgacacaagatttgatatgacggtgaatcttgaaaatttttgcaaaagaaTCTTGATAAGTGACTTATCAAGAAATATGTCATGACATAATGAAAAAAAACTGACTTATCGGCGCTAGCGATCGAGCATCAAGACACAGGTAAAGTAAAATTTACCTTTGGCACATATGCCCTCGCAACGTGGATTATAGGATCTGCTTTAAGATTCGTACCAAACAAAAGAGGACACAAATCTCATAGCGAATCATGTGGTCCACAACAGAGGGCATGTGTGACAAAGCGTCAGGCACGTTCACACCATTGATAAGTCAATAACTTTCAGCAACCCGACCGAAGCAAGTAaacagagagaaaaagaaaagaaaataaaccaCGTACACGAGCTATGCCGACACGAGGCATGGGCATGAGCATGATCcttgtcctcgtcttcgtggtgaCGATCGGCGCGGCAAGCGACGAGGCGGCGCTGCTAGCATTCAAGGCCGGCCTGAGCTCAGGCGCGCTGGCCTCgtggaacagcagcagcagctccagcTCCGGCGGCTTCTGCAGATGGCACGGCGTGGCGTGCAGCCGCCGCAGGCCGACGCGCGTGGTGGCGCTGAGCCTGCCCTCCAGCAACCTGGCCGGCACGCTCTCGCCGGCCATCGGGAACCTCACCTTCCTGCGGGTGCTCGACCTGTCCTCCAACGGTCTCCACGGGGAGATCCCCGAGAGCGTCGGCCGTCTCCGGCGTCTCAGGGCCCTCAACATGAGCCGCAACCACATCTCCGGCGCGCTCCTGGCCAACCTCTCCTCCTGCGTCAGCTTGACGGACCTGCGCCTCCACCACAACCAGCTCGGCGGGCGCATACCGGCGGATCTCGGTACCACGCTAACTCGGCTCCAGATTCTTGTGCTGCGAAACAACAGCCTGACAGGACCAATTCCGGCCTCTCTGGCCAACCTGTCGTCGCTTCGGTACCTCCTGGTGGATATCAACCACCTGGGTGGCCCGATCCCAGCAGGCATCGGCAGCATCGCCGGCCTGCAGCAACTTGGTCTGGTAGACAACAGCCTCAGCGGCGTGCTTCCACCTTCCCTGTGGAATCTGTCGTCGCTGGTGCAACTCGAAGTGAACTACAACATGCTGCACGGCAGCATCCCTCCTGACATCGGCGACAAGTTGCCGACCATACAATTCCTTTGGCTGAACAGCAACAGGTTCAGTGGAGCAatcccttcctctctctccaATCTTTCAGCACTCGTAAGTCTGGACCTCTCGGAAAACAACTTCACTGGCCTTGTGCCTCCCACCTTTGGGTGTCGGAGTGGGAAGCTGCACTCGCTTGAGATTCTCTTCTTGGGAGGAAACCAGCTTGAGGCAGACAACAGCAAGGGTTGGGAATTTATCACATCGCTAGCAAACTGCAGCCAGCTCCAAGAACTCACTCTCAGCAACAACTATTTCAGTGGGCAGCTGCCAAGGTCAATTGTAAACCTGTCATCGACAATGCAAATGCTCTATCTGCACAATAACCGGCTCTCCGGGAGCATCCCAGAGGATATGGGTAACTTGATCGGCTTGAACCTGCTCTCTCTGGGGATAAACTCCATATCTGGTGTGATACCGGAAAGCTTTGGGAAGCTAACAAACTTGGCTACGCTTGACCTGCACAACACTAGCTTGTCAGGCCTCATACCATCTTCTGCTGTTGGGAATCTTACGAATCTGGTTTTCCTAGATGCATACAACTCAAATTTTGGAGGTCCCATTCCAGCGAGCCTTGGGAAGCTACAGAAATTGTACTATCTGGATCTGTCACACAACCGTCTTAACGGCTCCATCCCAAAGGAGATCCTAGAGCTGCCTTCGCTTTCTTCGTTACTGGACTTGTCAGCCAATTTTCTCTCCGGACCCATTCCATCAGAAGTCGGTACCTTGGCTAACCTAAACACCTTGAGTCTGTCAGGGAACCAGCTCAGTGGCAACATACCTGACAGCATAGGAGACTGCGAGGTCCTGGAATTCCTTTTGCTTGACAGCAACTCGCTCCAGGGAGGCATACCTCAATCTTTGACCAAGCTGAAAGGGCTCAACACACTTAACCTAACCATGAACAGCCTATCTGGTAGGATCCCTGATGCCCTGGGTAGCATTGGCAATCTGCAACAGTTGGGTCTAGCGCACAACAATTTCTCCGGACCAGTCCCGGAAACCCTGCAGAATCTGAAACTGCTGGGGAACTTAGATGTGTCGTTCAATAATTTGCAAGGCAAGTTACCGGATGAGGGTGTTTTCAGAAACCTGACCTATGCAGCGGTTGAGGGGAATGACGGGTTGTGTGGTGGGATACCAAGCCTTCAATTGTCTCCATGCCCCACTCTTGCTGCAAATATGAACAAAAAACGGTGGCACAGGATTCTTAAAATAGCTCTGCCGATCGCAGGAGCAGTAGTCATGGCATTTGTTTTGGCTGTTGTTCTTATTCTGGTACGCCAAAACAAGCTGAAACAAAGACAAAACAGACAAGCGACATCAGTGGTTAATGATGAACAGTATCAGAGAGTTTCGTATTACACATTGTCAAGAGGAACTAACGGATTTTCAGAAGCTAACTTGCTTGGCAAAGGAAGATACGGTTCTGTTTATAGATGTACCTTAGAAGAGGAAGGTGCAACTGCAACCGTAGCTGTTAAAGTGTTCAACCTTCAGCAATCAGGATCTTCAAGGAGTTTCGAGGCTGAGTGTGAGACTCTGAGAAGAGTACGCCATCGCTGTCTCCTAAAGATTGTCACTTGTTGCTCGAGTGTTGATCCACAAGGTGAAGAGTTCAAGGCGTTAGTTTTTGAGTTCATGCCCAATGGTAGCTTAGATGATTGGATCAATCCGCAGTCGAGTAATCTCACTCCAGAAAATACCCTCAGTCTTTCACAAAGACTTTGCATAGCTGCTGATATCTTCGATGCACTTGACTACCTTCACAACCACAGCCAGCCACCAATCATCCATTGCGACCTGAAGCCAAGCAATATTCTTCTTGCAGAAGACATGACAGCTAAAATTGGCGATTTTGGCATATCAAGAATCCTACCTTTAAGTACAATAGTAAAAACTATGCAAAATTCACAAAGCTCAATTGGAATCAGAGGCTCCATAGGTTATATTGCACCAGGTAATTGAAAATATTGCGGCATTGCTGTCTTTATTTCCTCCTCTCACCTTTGCCATAATTTTGGCAAAGGCAACAGTataactatatatatgtttgcAAATATTGCAGAGTATGCTGAAGGTTGTGCGGTTTCTGGACTAGGTGATATTTACAGCCTAGGAATATTGTTGCTTGAAATGTTCACGGGAAGGAGCCCTACTGATGACATGTTCAAGGATACCCTGGACCTGCACAGGTTTGCTGCAGCTGCTGTTCCTGACAAAGCCTTGGAGATAGCTGATCAAACAATCTGGCTGCATGAAGGAGCAGATGATAATGAAGACGTGATCCATGAAAGGATAACAAGTATGGTTCGGCAGTGTTTGGGGTCTGTCCTTAGGCTTGGCATATCCTGCTCAAAGCAACAGCCCAGAGAGCGTGTGTTGCTAGCAGATGCTGTGACAGAGATCCATTCAATCAGGGATGGGTATCTCAGATCTCGCTCGATGATAGCAATGAGCAGTGAAGCACTCAAATCAAAGGTTTAGCATGCATTATTTGTAGTACTCAGTAATGGCATCGGAGGTATATACCTGACCGGTGTTGTTATTAGTTACAAGTAATATTAATCAACTAAAGCATTGATGACTGCCTTtgtcaaagattttttttttttgaaggatACTTGTCAAAGATTTATGTACAAAGAATGTTCAACAATTATGCCCACCAAATATTAGTAAACTAAAGGCAATGTTTGGATCCATTGTGATTATAATAATCAGCTAAAATAATCTAATTGTGATCCAAACATATTACAGTAATTCAATAATCCAACTGAGACCTGCTTTTTGGAGATTATGGGTATTTCTCGCTTGAACAGTTGAACCAACTGTAAACCACCACAATAATCCAGGAATCCAAATACTACGATATTATAGTCCATAATTCAGATTATAATCCTATAGATAACTGAGATTACAATAGATCCCAACATGACCtaataataaattaaataatcaagtgaagaacAGTAAATAATAAAAGGCACTAGAAACCACCCGCACTGCCATGCACCTATCTGTGTCTGACCAGCCTATGATGTAAGTCTCATATATAAAATGATCCATATTACTCTAAAGACTACCTTTGAGTTCAGACTAACAATCTATGTGGTAGCTTCACAATGTTGTTCTTTAGAAACTTAATAGCATTGCCCATGCTGATTGAAAGAGGCGTGCACTCAATAACAAATGACAATAACTGTTGTTTTTTGAAGTATGATATCTGTAGAgctttatttggaggtgtgctTAAATTTTCACAACTGCTATTCACACATCTGATGGAGTGAAAACTATCTCTACTTTtcagttttatttttttcttagctATATAATGCTAATTGGAATATGAAACTCCGACAGCTGCCATTCAAACATATGGTTATTcagatttttttatataaaaaaatcagCATATttttgaatgaatggtgtagttAGATGTAGCTGAGACTTAATATGGCGGCACAAAAATATATAAAGATGAGACCATGCTTGAAGATATACATATTTCAGCATGCAAGTATTGGAGTCTAACCTCTAGTAAAGCCTAGGTGGTTAGACAAGTCATTCATACTTCACCAAATAGTTATTTTTCTAGTTCTCAGAACAACCAAaaattaaagatataaataattaaaaaaaatgaatcCAGCTATGCATACTAGTTTTTCCTTGCCTAAATGGTAACTTATTATGAACAGCATAAAACTTAATAAACAGGTATCACCCATGCTCCAATAAGCAATGTACTCTGTTGTAATTTATTTATGGTGTGAGCTCATTGATTACTCCCAAATAGGAAGTAGTAATAACATCATTAGATCACTAAATTGGATATGTAGTCAGCTTAGCTTTCTCTCCCCAATCGAACAAAGTTGGGACATAATTGAGGAGAGCTGCATTTGTGCCTGAGAAATAGAGGGCTAAAACAAGATGATGAGCACACCATTTGTGGATTGAGGAACTGAGACACCATGAGAAGCGGTGCGTGGAGAGACGGTTTGTGCATCGATAGAAGCTCGATGTCCAGCCGCGCTGATAGTTACCATCCCAACAATTGCGCTGAAATTATTGAACTCATGTCAATCTCTGTACAACTGATAGTGATAGAGATGGGGACTACACGGAATCAGCAACCAAATACTGATGAACTAAGGGGGGAAAAAGGTGCATACCTTGTGGCTTGTGCCCGTTTCACCGAACAAGTTGAGTGCATCATCCATGAAAGCATCCACACCGGCGTTGATGTCGATGATGGCCAGCAACGGGGAGCACATGGCAGCAAGAGCTGGCACGGAGGCTGGAAATGCCGTTGCTATCGGATTTCAGGCCTTTGGCGGCCCTTTCCACGTGACGCAGGCGGGACGCGCGAGGAGCCTGCCCGCCAACACCGGGAGCAGGGGCGGCCACGACCACGGCCACGGCACGGCGCAACGCCCGCGGGAGGAGGCAGCGACTGCTCCCGAGCTCGGGGACGAGGCCGACAGGGGTGCGGCTGGAGTCGGAGAGGCGGCGGTCGTCGAGGTGGCGCAACTGGTAGGAGAGCGGGAAGGGGTGTTGGTGGTGGGTGGTACGCTTCCATCTCCGTATCGCTGGATAACTGCAGCCCGCCGTCCGCAGCATTCGTTAAGCTCCGCCACCGCCGGCAGGCGTAGGGAAGCCTTGGTGGCGAGCAGGGAAGAGGGCAGGGGTTGAGGCGGACGCCTAGTCGTCCGCTATGGGGCTGCCGAGCATTTCCGAGCGTCTGGTTTCGCGGCTAGCCGCAGGAGAAGGCGGCGCATGAGCACGAACGAGGCggatgttttttttaaaaaaaaagaaaatattcgTATTATTATTAGTTTATTACCCATCTTAAATTATAAAAAACGTTTAACTTTCTTTTACTCTAAAATTTGACCCCTTATCTTATTTCAAAATTTGTATAAAATAGTATTTCTTTTATTATGGGttagtttattaataaaaatttATCAGTAGTGACTTAAATTTAATTTTGTTTgtacaaattttttaaataagatgagtggtcaaatttaagattaaaaaaatcaaacgtcTAGGTTTAATTACAATATTACTAGCATCTGGGCTTTCCATTGGCCATCATGTCCTTATCAGCATTTGAACAGCCGTTAAGCTCGGCCACGTCAGTTCCGTTCTAGCCTTTTTCGCCGGCCTATCCGGACCCATTTTGCATAATTGAATTGACATTTGTTGTTATTTGTAAACTTCTAAAACAAAATGTAAAGTCTAAAAATAGATCATCTCTAAGAGTTTTGCATAATTGAGTTGGTAATTAGCCAAAGTGGATCCGATCGCGATTTTTCTTTCGCGAGCGCTCGCGATCGTCTTCGCGCGCGACTTTTCTTCGTGCGCGTAAAGTCGCCGTTGGTTCTCGCATTTTTCTCACAAGTCGCGCCGCCAGTTTTTCCTGCTCCCCACCGCTCGTTGCAGGTGCCGCCGCGACGACTCGTATCAGACTCATTGCAGGTGCTGTTGCGGTGCCAGCCCGACTATCGCGAATAGCGATGGAGTCCCTCACGAGTTCTGCagaggacgacgacgatggtGTTGCTCGCGATCGCGATATACGGCGCAAAGAAAGTCCGGATCGCGTGGGGACCGGACGCGCACGATTGACCTTTTGTCAAGCCGTGCGCGGCTTgacatatatgccaagtttacttttttatttgccaagttgcccgaaatgcaaactccaaatgcaaaaccatcGGAtacctttctttttatttttggtaaattacaagaatgcaaagtccaaataCAACTCTAAAAAcatagaaataaaaaaatgttgGGTTAAAGTTGAATGAAACTTACAATCCTATATAAGGATTCAAAATACATAAAAAGTTTCTATTATAGACTTTAAATAAAATAGAGAAAAAAACACATGAAATTCAAGAGAGAGAAACACAAAGAAAAGTCTTCATAAGATTATAATTCTAAAATTCCTATGATTTTACACATGCTATGAAAATCTAAAGGAAATTCATAGGGTTTAGTCATTTATGACACAAGTATGTCATATTATtagttttttttggttttgggtactgtagcactttcgtttttgtttggcaattattattcaattatggactaactagactcaaaacatcgaatcttttgagcctagttaatccataattagacagtaattatcaaatacaaacgaaagtgctacagtatccaaaacccaaaattttcaccaactaaacaaggccttaatcatTTATCGGTCATACGAAATTCATACTAAACGACTGAAGTATGTCACTAAATTTGTGATAGAGGTAGTCCTTAGTCACAACACAAAGACGCAAGGTGTTTATGCATTATTCTAAAGATATAACATAAAACCAAGTACAACAATAGGCTTATGAGAAGTAATAGGAAAAAGAAAGTAAACATGACACCATATAATAATAAAGAACT is a window encoding:
- the LOC8085218 gene encoding receptor kinase-like protein Xa21, with amino-acid sequence MPTRGMGMSMILVLVFVVTIGAASDEAALLAFKAGLSSGALASWNSSSSSSSGGFCRWHGVACSRRRPTRVVALSLPSSNLAGTLSPAIGNLTFLRVLDLSSNGLHGEIPESVGRLRRLRALNMSRNHISGALLANLSSCVSLTDLRLHHNQLGGRIPADLGTTLTRLQILVLRNNSLTGPIPASLANLSSLRYLLVDINHLGGPIPAGIGSIAGLQQLGLVDNSLSGVLPPSLWNLSSLVQLEVNYNMLHGSIPPDIGDKLPTIQFLWLNSNRFSGAIPSSLSNLSALVSLDLSENNFTGLVPPTFGCRSGKLHSLEILFLGGNQLEADNSKGWEFITSLANCSQLQELTLSNNYFSGQLPRSIVNLSSTMQMLYLHNNRLSGSIPEDMGNLIGLNLLSLGINSISGVIPESFGKLTNLATLDLHNTSLSGLIPSSAVGNLTNLVFLDAYNSNFGGPIPASLGKLQKLYYLDLSHNRLNGSIPKEILELPSLSSLLDLSANFLSGPIPSEVGTLANLNTLSLSGNQLSGNIPDSIGDCEVLEFLLLDSNSLQGGIPQSLTKLKGLNTLNLTMNSLSGRIPDALGSIGNLQQLGLAHNNFSGPVPETLQNLKLLGNLDVSFNNLQGKLPDEGVFRNLTYAAVEGNDGLCGGIPSLQLSPCPTLAANMNKKRWHRILKIALPIAGAVVMAFVLAVVLILVRQNKLKQRQNRQATSVVNDEQYQRVSYYTLSRGTNGFSEANLLGKGRYGSVYRCTLEEEGATATVAVKVFNLQQSGSSRSFEAECETLRRVRHRCLLKIVTCCSSVDPQGEEFKALVFEFMPNGSLDDWINPQSSNLTPENTLSLSQRLCIAADIFDALDYLHNHSQPPIIHCDLKPSNILLAEDMTAKIGDFGISRILPLSTIVKTMQNSQSSIGIRGSIGYIAPEYAEGCAVSGLGDIYSLGILLLEMFTGRSPTDDMFKDTLDLHRFAAAAVPDKALEIADQTIWLHEGADDNEDVIHERITSMVRQCLGSVLRLGISCSKQQPRERVLLADAVTEIHSIRDGYLRSRSMIAMSSEALKSKV